A region from the Rosa rugosa chromosome 6, drRosRugo1.1, whole genome shotgun sequence genome encodes:
- the LOC133715848 gene encoding protein REVEILLE 5 isoform X1: protein MVSVNPNPAPQGFYLFDPTNMGLPGLNSMPPPTTPSTTTTTTSSAPQNAASLAEDLSKKIRKPYTITKSRESWTEQEHDKFLEALQLFDRDWKKIEAFIGSKTVIQIRSHAQKYFLKVQKKGTSEHVPPPRPKRKATHPYPQKAPKSAPVASQVVVPFESSSALLEHGYAYQPDSSFVLGTPVTSASLPSWSHSYVPPVNASQITKDDGKLAGSTDAQNSCYSSSNESKPTTRQPQRVLPDFAQVYKFIGSVFDPSSTSHLERLKQMDPINLETALLLMRNLSINLTSPEFEDHRRILLSYETKSEKAKPENSCNFSCHGKSENAILST from the exons ATGGTGTCTGTGAACCCAAACCCAGCACCTCAGGGTTTCTACTTATTCGATCCCACCAACATGGGCCTCCCGGGCCTCAATTCCATGCCGCCGCCCACCACGCCTTCTacgaccaccaccaccacgtCGTCCGCGCCCCAAAACGCCGCGTCGTTGGCCGAGGATCTGAGCAAGAAGATCCGGAAACCCTATACGATTACCAAGTCCAGGGAGAGCTGGACTGAACAGGAGCACGACAAGTTTCTAGAAGCTCTCCAGCT ATTTGACCGCGACTGGAAGAAGATTGAAGCATTTATTGGCTCAAAAACGGTTATCCAG ATACGTAGCCATGCACAAAAGTACTTTTTGAAGGTTCAGAAAAAAGGGACAAGCGAGCATGTACCTCCTCCTCGGCCAAAGAGGAAAGCAACTCATCCATACCCACAAAAAGCTCCTAAAAGTG CTCCAGTAGCATCTCAAGTTGTTGTGCCATTTGAATCCTCATCTGCTTTGCTTGAACATGGATATGCTTACCAGCCAGACTCCTCATTTGTGCTTGGCACTCCAGTTACCAGTGCAAGTTTACCTTCCTGGAGTCATAGTTATGTGCCTCCAGTCAATGCATCACAAATAACTAAAG ATGATGGAAAGCTAGCTGGTTCAACAGATGCACAGAACTCTTGCTACAGTAGTAGTAACGAAAGCAAGCCTACAACTCGCCAGCCACAGAGAG TTTTGCCAGATTTTGCTCAGGTGTATAAATTCATCGGCAGTGTTTTTGACCCCAGTTCGACTAGTCATTTGGAGAGACTGAAACAAATGGACCCTATAAATTTGGAGACA GCACTTTTGTTGATGCGAAATCTATCCATTAATTTAACAAGTCCCGAGTTTGAGGATCAT AGAAGGATACTTTTATCATATGAAACAAAATCTGAGAAAGCTAAACCTGAGAACAGTTGCAACTTTTCTTGCCATGGTAAATCGGAGAATGCCATCCTATCTACTTAG
- the LOC133715848 gene encoding protein REVEILLE 5 isoform X2: MVSVNPNPAPQGFYLFDPTNMGLPGLNSMPPPTTPSTTTTTTSSAPQNAASLAEDLSKKIRKPYTITKSRESWTEQEHDKFLEALQLFDRDWKKIEAFIGSKTVIQIRSHAQKYFLKVQKKGTSEHVPPPRPKRKATHPYPQKAPKSAPVASQVVVPFESSSALLEHGYAYQPDSSFVLGTPVTSASLPSWSHSYVPPVNASQITKDDGKLAGSTDAQNSCYSSSNESKPTTRQPQRVLPDFAQVYKFIGSVFDPSSTSHLERLKQMDPINLETSPFTGTFVDAKSIH; this comes from the exons ATGGTGTCTGTGAACCCAAACCCAGCACCTCAGGGTTTCTACTTATTCGATCCCACCAACATGGGCCTCCCGGGCCTCAATTCCATGCCGCCGCCCACCACGCCTTCTacgaccaccaccaccacgtCGTCCGCGCCCCAAAACGCCGCGTCGTTGGCCGAGGATCTGAGCAAGAAGATCCGGAAACCCTATACGATTACCAAGTCCAGGGAGAGCTGGACTGAACAGGAGCACGACAAGTTTCTAGAAGCTCTCCAGCT ATTTGACCGCGACTGGAAGAAGATTGAAGCATTTATTGGCTCAAAAACGGTTATCCAG ATACGTAGCCATGCACAAAAGTACTTTTTGAAGGTTCAGAAAAAAGGGACAAGCGAGCATGTACCTCCTCCTCGGCCAAAGAGGAAAGCAACTCATCCATACCCACAAAAAGCTCCTAAAAGTG CTCCAGTAGCATCTCAAGTTGTTGTGCCATTTGAATCCTCATCTGCTTTGCTTGAACATGGATATGCTTACCAGCCAGACTCCTCATTTGTGCTTGGCACTCCAGTTACCAGTGCAAGTTTACCTTCCTGGAGTCATAGTTATGTGCCTCCAGTCAATGCATCACAAATAACTAAAG ATGATGGAAAGCTAGCTGGTTCAACAGATGCACAGAACTCTTGCTACAGTAGTAGTAACGAAAGCAAGCCTACAACTCGCCAGCCACAGAGAG TTTTGCCAGATTTTGCTCAGGTGTATAAATTCATCGGCAGTGTTTTTGACCCCAGTTCGACTAGTCATTTGGAGAGACTGAAACAAATGGACCCTATAAATTTGGAGACA TCACCTTTCACAGGCACTTTTGTTGATGCGAAATCTATCCATTAA
- the LOC133715848 gene encoding protein REVEILLE 5 isoform X3, with protein MVSVNPNPAPQGFYLFDPTNMGLPGLNSMPPPTTPSTTTTTTSSAPQNAASLAEDLSKKIRKPYTITKSRESWTEQEHDKFLEALQLFDRDWKKIEAFIGSKTVIQIRSHAQKYFLKVQKKGTSEHVPPPRPKRKATHPYPQKAPKSAPVASQVVVPFESSSALLEHGYAYQPDSSFVLGTPVTSASLPSWSHSYVPPVNASQITKDDGKLAGSTDAQNSCYSSSNESKPTTRQPQRVLPDFAQVYKFIGSVFDPSSTSHLERLKQMDPINLETGLLMYSVTFHRHFC; from the exons ATGGTGTCTGTGAACCCAAACCCAGCACCTCAGGGTTTCTACTTATTCGATCCCACCAACATGGGCCTCCCGGGCCTCAATTCCATGCCGCCGCCCACCACGCCTTCTacgaccaccaccaccacgtCGTCCGCGCCCCAAAACGCCGCGTCGTTGGCCGAGGATCTGAGCAAGAAGATCCGGAAACCCTATACGATTACCAAGTCCAGGGAGAGCTGGACTGAACAGGAGCACGACAAGTTTCTAGAAGCTCTCCAGCT ATTTGACCGCGACTGGAAGAAGATTGAAGCATTTATTGGCTCAAAAACGGTTATCCAG ATACGTAGCCATGCACAAAAGTACTTTTTGAAGGTTCAGAAAAAAGGGACAAGCGAGCATGTACCTCCTCCTCGGCCAAAGAGGAAAGCAACTCATCCATACCCACAAAAAGCTCCTAAAAGTG CTCCAGTAGCATCTCAAGTTGTTGTGCCATTTGAATCCTCATCTGCTTTGCTTGAACATGGATATGCTTACCAGCCAGACTCCTCATTTGTGCTTGGCACTCCAGTTACCAGTGCAAGTTTACCTTCCTGGAGTCATAGTTATGTGCCTCCAGTCAATGCATCACAAATAACTAAAG ATGATGGAAAGCTAGCTGGTTCAACAGATGCACAGAACTCTTGCTACAGTAGTAGTAACGAAAGCAAGCCTACAACTCGCCAGCCACAGAGAG TTTTGCCAGATTTTGCTCAGGTGTATAAATTCATCGGCAGTGTTTTTGACCCCAGTTCGACTAGTCATTTGGAGAGACTGAAACAAATGGACCCTATAAATTTGGAGACA GGGTTGCTCATGTACTCAGTCACCTTTCACAGGCACTTTTGTTGA